A window of the Scytonema millei VB511283 genome harbors these coding sequences:
- a CDS encoding M16 family metallopeptidase, with amino-acid sequence MTTSLPTQQIHRTVLPNGMVVLAIENPAADIVATRIFLKAGSCWEPQQQAGLAHLLSAVMTKGTTELSSMEIAERVESVGASLSVDAASDYFLLSMKTVSADFPEILALAGELLRSPSFPAAEVELERRLTIQHIRSQQEQPFTIAFDQLRQAIYQNHPYASSGLGWEETVAKVERTDLQQYHQTYFRPDNVVISLAGRITADTAIAQIEKVFGDWEAPRSPIPPLQLPNLTPAPQQLKTAQPTQQSIIMLGYLAPSVHQSDYPALKLLSTHLGNGLSSRLFVELREKLGLAYEVSAFYPTRMSPATFVAYIGTAPENTAIARDRLQTEVELLCQAQLSTEDLQTAKNKLLGQYALGKQTNGQIAQVYGWYEILGLGIEFDRSFQQEIAQVSAEATQQAACRYLLEPYISMVGPETAIGDR; translated from the coding sequence GTGACAACCTCTTTACCGACTCAACAGATCCATCGCACAGTTTTACCAAATGGCATGGTAGTTCTGGCGATTGAAAACCCAGCCGCAGATATTGTTGCCACCCGTATTTTTCTCAAAGCCGGGAGTTGCTGGGAACCACAACAGCAAGCTGGATTAGCGCATCTGCTGTCTGCGGTGATGACCAAGGGAACCACAGAACTCTCCTCGATGGAAATTGCCGAACGGGTAGAGTCCGTTGGTGCAAGCCTGAGCGTCGATGCAGCCTCAGATTATTTTCTGTTGAGCATGAAAACTGTTTCGGCAGATTTTCCCGAAATCTTGGCATTAGCAGGGGAACTGTTGCGATCGCCCTCATTTCCTGCTGCTGAAGTGGAACTCGAACGACGGCTGACAATCCAACACATTCGTTCCCAGCAAGAACAGCCATTTACAATTGCTTTTGACCAACTCCGACAAGCAATTTACCAAAATCATCCCTATGCTTCTTCTGGTTTGGGATGGGAAGAAACGGTAGCTAAAGTCGAGCGAACTGACTTACAACAATATCACCAAACTTACTTTCGTCCCGATAATGTTGTCATTAGCTTAGCAGGTCGAATTACAGCTGATACCGCGATCGCCCAAATCGAAAAAGTTTTTGGCGACTGGGAAGCGCCGCGATCGCCCATACCACCATTGCAACTACCTAATCTGACTCCCGCCCCTCAACAGCTCAAGACTGCTCAGCCGACTCAGCAATCGATTATCATGCTGGGCTACTTAGCTCCCTCAGTCCATCAATCGGACTATCCAGCCTTAAAACTACTTTCTACCCATTTAGGTAACGGGCTATCTAGCCGCTTGTTTGTCGAACTGCGCGAAAAGTTGGGCTTAGCTTACGAAGTTTCGGCATTTTACCCCACTCGCATGTCACCCGCTACATTTGTCGCCTACATCGGGACTGCACCAGAAAATACCGCGATCGCCCGCGATCGCTTGCAAACGGAAGTCGAGTTACTCTGTCAAGCACAACTCAGCACGGAAGACTTACAAACAGCCAAAAATAAGCTTCTCGGTCAATATGCCCTTGGCAAACAAACGAACGGACAAATTGCTCAAGTATATGGTTGGTATGAAATTTTAGGTTTGGGAATTGAATTCGATCGCTCCTTTCAACAAGAAATTGCCCAAGTGAGTGCTGAAGCAACACAACAAGCAGCTTGCCGTTATTTACTCGAACCCTATATTTCTATGGTTGGACCGGAAACAGCAATCGGCGATCGATGA
- a CDS encoding M16 family metallopeptidase, whose product MSPLLIAPSHSPTILQLDSGITLIHQYLPATTVVVTDIWLRAGAIAEPEAWYGMAHFLEHMIFKGTETIPPGVFDRVVENRGGMTNAATSHDYAHFYLTTAAPYWEDTLPYLSELLLNAAIPEDEFDREREVVLEEIHACYDDPDWIGFQTLSESIYQQHPYGRSVLGTEIELMQHSPEAMRCFHRAHYQPENMTVAIAGGIETERAIEIVNRSFDRFLPRIELPPVEEVKKPLLAGIRRQELYLPRLEQARLLMAWIAPGIDQWRSAYGLDLISVILGAGRSSRLIRTLREDKQLVQALSSQFSLLQDASLFTISVWLEPQHLEKVEELICAHLEQLQTEAIAPEELARAQRVLCNDYAFSTETPEQLAGLYGYYQTLGEPELATTYPQQIKSFDSVELQQIAQQYLSPYSYAVTVVKPC is encoded by the coding sequence TTGTCGCCTCTACTGATAGCACCGAGTCACTCGCCGACTATTCTTCAATTAGATTCTGGTATAACTCTCATACATCAATACCTTCCTGCAACTACAGTGGTAGTCACAGATATTTGGTTGCGGGCAGGTGCGATCGCAGAGCCGGAAGCATGGTACGGGATGGCTCACTTTCTGGAACATATGATATTTAAAGGGACGGAGACGATCCCGCCAGGAGTGTTCGATCGCGTCGTGGAAAATAGAGGTGGAATGACAAATGCTGCTACTAGCCACGACTACGCTCACTTTTATTTGACAACAGCCGCTCCTTACTGGGAAGATACGCTACCGTACTTGTCAGAATTGTTATTAAATGCCGCTATTCCCGAAGACGAATTCGATCGAGAGCGGGAAGTTGTCTTAGAAGAAATTCATGCTTGTTACGACGATCCAGACTGGATTGGATTTCAAACCCTGAGTGAAAGTATCTACCAACAGCATCCTTACGGGCGATCGGTTCTGGGTACGGAAATAGAGTTAATGCAGCACTCGCCGGAAGCAATGCGGTGCTTTCATCGCGCTCATTACCAACCCGAAAATATGACGGTAGCAATCGCGGGTGGAATTGAAACAGAACGAGCGATTGAAATCGTCAACCGCAGTTTCGACCGATTTTTACCACGAATAGAATTACCACCTGTAGAGGAAGTCAAAAAACCACTACTAGCTGGAATTCGCCGCCAAGAATTATATTTACCAAGACTGGAACAAGCACGGCTACTCATGGCTTGGATCGCACCAGGGATCGACCAATGGCGCAGTGCTTATGGTTTAGATCTGATTTCAGTTATATTGGGCGCGGGACGTTCTTCTCGCTTAATCCGCACTCTCAGGGAAGATAAACAATTAGTCCAAGCACTCAGCAGCCAGTTTTCCCTACTGCAAGATGCTAGTTTATTTACCATTAGTGTTTGGTTAGAGCCGCAACATTTAGAAAAAGTAGAAGAATTAATTTGCGCCCATTTAGAACAGTTACAGACAGAGGCGATCGCCCCGGAAGAACTCGCGCGCGCTCAGCGAGTTCTGTGTAACGACTATGCTTTTTCTACCGAAACACCAGAACAACTGGCAGGGTTGTATGGTTACTATCAAACTCTAGGCGAACCAGAGTTAGCCACAACTTATCCCCAGCAAATCAAATCCTTCGATTCCGTCGAACTCCAACAAATTGCCCAACAATACCTTTCTCCTTATTCCTACGCGGTAACAGTTGTCAAACCTTGTTAA